A single region of the Solwaraspora sp. WMMD406 genome encodes:
- the istB gene encoding IS21-like element helper ATPase IstB has product MSELVTNRIHASATKLGLPHLAKTLRELTGRADTEAMGYLEFLDLVLEEELAVRDERRFRAGLRLSKLPHHKTLDDYDFSFQPDLDPRKVRDLATLAFVQAKANVALLGPPGVGKTHIAVALAVAACRAGFTVYFTTLDDMVRHLTAADAIGRLARKLQTYLRPTVLVIDEVGYQPLERPEANLVFQVISKRYEKGSTLLTSNKGFGEWGQVFGDEVLATAILDRLLHHCDVVPINGPSYRLKNRLTAIENVA; this is encoded by the coding sequence GTGAGTGAGCTGGTCACCAACCGCATCCACGCCAGCGCCACCAAACTCGGCCTGCCCCACCTGGCCAAGACGCTGCGGGAACTCACCGGCCGGGCCGACACCGAGGCCATGGGCTACCTGGAGTTCCTCGACCTCGTCCTGGAAGAGGAACTCGCCGTCCGCGACGAACGCCGCTTCCGCGCCGGGCTACGCCTGTCGAAGCTGCCGCACCACAAGACCCTCGACGACTACGACTTCAGCTTCCAACCCGACCTGGACCCCCGCAAAGTCCGTGACCTCGCAACCCTCGCGTTCGTGCAGGCCAAAGCCAACGTCGCTCTCCTCGGCCCGCCCGGCGTCGGCAAGACCCACATCGCCGTCGCCCTCGCGGTCGCCGCCTGCCGAGCCGGATTCACCGTCTACTTCACCACCCTCGACGACATGGTCCGCCACCTCACCGCCGCCGACGCGATCGGCCGGCTGGCCCGCAAGCTGCAGACCTACCTACGCCCCACCGTCCTGGTCATCGACGAAGTGGGCTACCAGCCCCTCGAACGCCCCGAGGCCAACCTCGTCTTCCAGGTCATCTCGAAACGCTACGAAAAGGGCTCCACCCTGCTGACCTCGAACAAGGGCTTCGGCGAATGGGGCCAGGTCTTCGGCGACGAGGTCCTGGCCACCGCCATCCTCGACCGGCTCCTGCACCACTGCGACGTCGTCCCGATCAACGGCCCCAGCTACCGGCTCAAGAACCGCCTCACCGCCATCGAGAACGTCGCCTGA
- the cas2e gene encoding type I-E CRISPR-associated endoribonuclease Cas2e, with protein MTVIVLIATAEGLRGHLTRWMIEVTAGVFVGNPSARVRDRLWNLLTDRVGDGQAIMAEPAQNEQGWAIRTAGRDRWHPVDLDGLILTARNRRPTSPT; from the coding sequence TTGACCGTCATCGTCCTCATCGCCACCGCCGAAGGACTACGCGGCCACCTCACCCGCTGGATGATCGAAGTCACCGCAGGAGTCTTCGTCGGTAACCCCAGCGCCCGCGTCCGCGACCGCCTCTGGAACCTCCTAACCGACCGCGTCGGCGACGGCCAAGCCATCATGGCTGAACCCGCCCAAAACGAACAAGGATGGGCCATCCGAACCGCCGGACGAGACCGCTGGCACCCAGTCGACCTCGACGGACTCATCCTCACAGCCCGAAACCGCAGACCAACGTCCCCTACGTGA
- the cas1e gene encoding type I-E CRISPR-associated endonuclease Cas1e: MWWLANPQDLHRVSDRLSSVYVDRCHVDRDDNAVVLVNRERTIRVPAAMVATLLLGPGTRITNAAVRLLADSGTAICWVGEYGVRFYANGLGPSRSGELLLRQAYLVTRTKERLSVARRMYAMRFPGEDVSTATMQQLRGREGARIKKLYREHSTRTGVTWDGRIYKPGQPFDAGDDVNRLLSAAHSCLYGICHAAIVGLGASPALGFIHTGGATSFVLDIADLYKADYTIPIAFDLAAKHLTTERDARTAFRDRVRDGKLMTRIVHDIKTLFLEDGHQLTDDDPHELWDDQLGSVPGGINWATDYADSLTEHDFIAVTGPPTDDIKVDF, from the coding sequence ATGTGGTGGCTCGCGAACCCGCAGGACCTGCACCGCGTCAGCGACCGGCTGTCCTCCGTCTACGTCGACCGATGCCACGTCGACCGCGACGACAACGCCGTCGTCCTGGTCAACCGCGAACGCACCATCCGCGTCCCCGCCGCCATGGTCGCCACCCTGCTCCTCGGCCCCGGCACCCGCATCACCAACGCCGCCGTACGCCTCCTCGCCGACTCCGGCACCGCGATCTGCTGGGTCGGCGAGTACGGCGTCCGCTTCTACGCCAACGGACTCGGCCCCAGCCGCAGCGGCGAACTCCTCCTCAGACAGGCCTACCTCGTCACCCGCACCAAGGAACGACTCTCCGTCGCCCGCCGCATGTACGCCATGCGGTTCCCCGGCGAAGACGTCAGCACCGCCACCATGCAACAACTCCGCGGACGCGAAGGCGCCCGCATCAAAAAACTCTACCGCGAACACTCCACCCGCACCGGCGTCACCTGGGACGGACGAATCTACAAACCCGGCCAACCCTTCGACGCCGGCGACGACGTCAACCGACTCCTCTCCGCCGCGCACAGCTGCCTATACGGCATCTGCCACGCGGCCATCGTCGGTCTCGGCGCCAGCCCCGCCCTCGGATTCATCCACACCGGCGGCGCCACCTCCTTCGTGCTCGACATCGCAGACCTCTACAAAGCCGACTACACCATCCCCATCGCCTTCGACCTCGCCGCCAAACACCTCACCACCGAACGAGACGCCCGCACCGCCTTCCGAGACCGAGTCAGAGACGGCAAACTCATGACCCGGATCGTCCACGACATCAAGACCCTCTTCCTCGAAGACGGCCACCAACTCACCGACGACGACCCCCACGAACTCTGGGACGACCAACTCGGCTCCGTACCCGGCGGCATCAACTGGGCCACCGACTACGCCGACAGCCTCACCGAACACGACTTCATCGCCGTCACCGGACCACCCACCGACGACATCAAGGTGGACTTTTGA
- a CDS encoding type I-E CRISPR-associated protein Cas6/Cse3/CasE: MTYLSRIWLNPLRTRTQSFVRNRQALHAAILGGLSRQPVTERVLWRLETADRHRLGLLVLTASRPSWEHLIEQAGWPASDDPQATVKAYQPLLDQITLGRQFAFRLHANTVGSTKKPVKPSQTQQDRLAADLKDDKKPRGLRMPHRTAGHQLTWLHDRLERWGFRPLTGDHGPTANLVARQRLSFKKRDDEHTRHVTLETGTFEGLIEIIDPPTARRSLLDGVGPGKAYGLGLITLAPPHPIHRGA; the protein is encoded by the coding sequence ATGACCTACCTGTCCCGGATCTGGCTCAACCCCCTCCGGACCCGAACCCAGAGCTTCGTGCGCAACCGCCAGGCGCTGCACGCCGCGATCCTCGGCGGACTCAGCCGACAACCCGTCACCGAACGGGTCCTGTGGCGCCTGGAAACCGCCGACCGCCACCGCCTCGGCCTGCTCGTGCTCACCGCATCCCGACCGTCGTGGGAACACCTCATCGAACAAGCCGGCTGGCCGGCCTCCGACGACCCACAAGCCACGGTGAAGGCCTACCAGCCGCTACTCGACCAGATCACCCTCGGCCGACAGTTCGCCTTCCGGCTCCACGCCAACACCGTCGGCTCCACCAAAAAACCCGTGAAGCCATCCCAGACACAACAGGACAGGCTCGCCGCCGACCTCAAAGACGACAAGAAACCACGAGGCCTCCGGATGCCCCACCGCACCGCCGGCCACCAACTCACCTGGCTCCACGACCGCCTCGAACGGTGGGGCTTCCGCCCACTCACCGGCGACCACGGCCCCACCGCCAACCTCGTCGCCCGACAACGACTCAGCTTCAAAAAACGCGACGACGAACACACCCGCCACGTCACCCTGGAAACCGGCACCTTCGAAGGCCTCATCGAGATCATCGACCCACCGACGGCCCGCCGCAGCCTGCTCGACGGCGTCGGCCCCGGCAAGGCCTACGGACTCGGCCTGATCACCCTCGCACCACCACACCCCATCCACCGGGGAGCCTGA
- the cas5e gene encoding type I-E CRISPR-associated protein Cas5/CasD, with the protein MSEPSDFSGWCLVLRLAGPLQSWGGHSQFNRRDTRPEPTKSGIIGLIAAAQGRRRQDPIEDLLRLSFGIRVDQPGSTLRDYHTVSDLRGRPLPSAAVNAKGVQKTTSPQKWTHVTHRYYLQDAVFVAAVSGPRDVLENLRDALRSPEFPLCLGRRACPPTQPLILRPSPDDPYALWPGTSLLDVLTRVPWAAGDAWKVRLRHRASRTILPVTLDDPHGDDVRDDVPTSFDPHHRAFTSRRVRQDWVDLTPDDHTPPPADTDNNHDHDPFALLGGDL; encoded by the coding sequence ATGAGCGAACCGTCCGACTTCTCCGGCTGGTGCCTGGTCCTCAGACTCGCCGGACCCCTGCAGTCCTGGGGCGGCCACAGCCAGTTCAACCGCCGAGACACCCGACCTGAGCCGACCAAGAGCGGCATCATCGGCCTGATCGCCGCCGCTCAGGGCAGACGGCGTCAGGACCCCATCGAGGACCTGCTGCGTCTGTCGTTCGGCATCCGCGTCGACCAGCCCGGCTCGACCCTGCGGGACTACCACACCGTCAGCGACCTGCGCGGCCGGCCGCTGCCGTCGGCAGCAGTCAACGCCAAAGGCGTCCAGAAAACCACGTCGCCGCAGAAGTGGACCCACGTCACCCACCGCTACTACCTGCAGGACGCTGTCTTCGTCGCCGCCGTCAGCGGCCCCCGCGACGTGCTGGAAAACCTACGCGACGCGCTGCGCAGCCCCGAGTTCCCGCTCTGCCTGGGCCGCCGCGCGTGCCCACCCACCCAGCCACTGATACTGCGGCCGTCACCGGACGACCCGTACGCGCTGTGGCCCGGCACCAGCCTGCTCGACGTCCTCACCCGGGTGCCCTGGGCGGCCGGTGACGCGTGGAAAGTCAGGCTCCGCCACCGCGCGTCCCGCACCATCCTGCCCGTGACCCTCGACGACCCGCACGGCGACGACGTCCGCGACGACGTCCCCACCAGCTTCGACCCCCACCACCGCGCCTTCACCTCCCGCCGCGTCCGCCAGGACTGGGTCGACCTCACCCCCGACGATCACACCCCGCCACCGGCCGACACCGACAACAACCACGACCACGACCCGTTCGCGCTACTGGGCGGTGACCTATGA
- the cas7e gene encoding type I-E CRISPR-associated protein Cas7/Cse4/CasC, whose protein sequence is MSNKLFVDVHVIQTVPPSCLNRDDAGSPKQAVYGGARRARVSSQAWKRATRLAFREELAIPADQLGVRTKRISSLLADRLATRTGIDADAAGRLSTALLQDLKVTDGKNAGETAYLLFFGLAQLDAIVDLVAGQAEELAGIAADALPKAVADLPVRETLTVGHPIDVALFGRMVADLSTLNVDAAAQVAHALSTHAAEIEFDYYTAVDDAPDPEREDAGASMIGTVEFTSATLYRYATVGLHTLRGNLGGDADAAADALNVFIRAFAKSMPTGHQNTFAHRTSPSLLCVTVRHDQPVNLVSAFEKPVSRRDGLVAESVSRLATELTTVSNRWGCTPSLIATAYDNPDNTQTLHEAFGQPRTLDEVVTAVDADVRARLSETTPR, encoded by the coding sequence GTGAGCAACAAGCTGTTCGTCGACGTGCACGTCATCCAGACCGTTCCGCCGTCGTGCCTCAACCGCGATGACGCCGGCAGCCCGAAGCAGGCCGTCTACGGCGGCGCCCGCCGGGCCCGCGTGTCGTCACAGGCCTGGAAGCGCGCGACGCGCCTCGCGTTCCGAGAGGAACTCGCGATTCCGGCGGACCAGCTCGGCGTACGCACCAAGCGGATCTCCAGCCTGTTGGCCGACCGTCTCGCCACCCGTACCGGTATCGACGCCGACGCCGCCGGACGGCTGTCGACCGCCCTGCTGCAGGACCTGAAGGTCACCGACGGGAAGAACGCCGGGGAAACGGCGTACCTGCTGTTCTTCGGGCTCGCGCAACTCGACGCGATCGTCGACCTGGTCGCCGGACAGGCCGAGGAACTAGCCGGGATCGCCGCCGACGCGCTACCCAAGGCGGTGGCGGACCTGCCCGTGCGGGAAACCCTCACGGTCGGGCACCCGATCGACGTCGCGCTGTTCGGCCGGATGGTCGCAGACCTGTCCACGCTCAACGTCGACGCCGCCGCGCAGGTCGCCCACGCGCTGTCGACCCACGCCGCGGAGATCGAGTTCGACTACTACACCGCCGTCGACGACGCACCGGACCCGGAGCGGGAAGACGCCGGCGCGTCGATGATCGGCACGGTCGAGTTCACCTCCGCGACCCTCTACCGGTACGCCACCGTCGGCCTGCACACCCTGCGCGGCAACCTCGGCGGAGACGCCGACGCCGCCGCCGACGCGTTGAACGTGTTCATCCGGGCGTTCGCCAAGTCGATGCCGACCGGGCACCAGAACACCTTCGCCCACCGGACCTCACCCAGCCTGCTCTGCGTCACGGTCCGCCACGACCAGCCGGTGAACCTCGTCTCCGCCTTCGAAAAGCCCGTGTCCCGGCGAGACGGACTCGTCGCGGAGTCCGTCTCCAGACTCGCCACCGAACTCACCACCGTCAGCAACCGGTGGGGCTGCACCCCGTCGCTGATCGCCACCGCCTACGACAACCCCGACAACACACAAACCCTGCACGAGGCGTTCGGGCAGCCCCGCACCCTCGACGAGGTCGTCACCGCCGTCGACGCCGACGTCCGCGCCCGGCTGTCGGAGACGACGCCGCGATGA
- the casB gene encoding type I-E CRISPR-associated protein Cse2/CasB, whose protein sequence is MADSESKTRHFWERQVDGDGKPTEVAGSDLAALRRGAGRDAGDVPEMWRFYTTLQHDGRRLPWLKAEHAALTLYGIHQQSKHRPMHVAGIGLGAAMRALRSSGKYSEEAIDRRFTAAATATSFGEVCLHLRGLVTQLRGIDQPVDYTRLYQDLIAWQDPTRVASVRRVWGRQYFTAPKKTSASDDNTVKGSSAGKPGSRPLPRQPHLNPTAITVQESL, encoded by the coding sequence GTGGCCGACAGCGAATCCAAGACCCGGCATTTCTGGGAACGGCAGGTCGACGGCGACGGAAAGCCGACCGAGGTGGCGGGTAGTGACCTTGCCGCGTTGAGGCGCGGCGCGGGCCGCGACGCCGGGGACGTCCCCGAGATGTGGCGGTTCTACACGACCTTGCAGCATGACGGTCGCCGGTTGCCGTGGCTAAAGGCCGAGCACGCCGCGTTGACCCTGTACGGGATCCACCAGCAGTCGAAGCACCGGCCGATGCACGTGGCCGGGATCGGTCTCGGCGCCGCGATGCGGGCGTTGAGGTCCAGCGGCAAGTACAGCGAGGAGGCCATCGACCGTCGGTTCACGGCTGCGGCCACGGCCACCAGCTTCGGTGAAGTCTGCCTGCATCTGCGTGGCCTGGTCACCCAGCTGCGTGGCATCGACCAGCCGGTGGACTACACCCGCCTGTACCAGGACCTGATCGCCTGGCAGGACCCGACACGGGTCGCGTCGGTGCGCCGCGTCTGGGGCCGCCAGTACTTCACCGCGCCGAAGAAGACCAGCGCATCCGACGACAACACCGTGAAGGGCTCCTCCGCCGGGAAACCCGGATCCCGCCCGCTTCCACGCCAACCGCATCTCAACCCCACCGCTATCACTGTTCAGGAGTCACTGTGA